A single region of the Vicia villosa cultivar HV-30 ecotype Madison, WI linkage group LG4, Vvil1.0, whole genome shotgun sequence genome encodes:
- the LOC131596463 gene encoding uncharacterized protein LOC131596463 isoform X2 has product MASPQKRLGEFLNEHQEPFMLELYLVERGYLNEDSFKKRKKKVLLPFSKFLAPIVNKLVFHSQGRDNGQRKKHASCNVQISSASSNSTMFNSCSNVDEEGTSISSHKDHQLCSSHIHQACKECNMRWERQRCIEGKIPLESDSND; this is encoded by the exons ATGGCTTCACCCCAAAAAAGACTAGGAGAATTTCTTAATGAGCATCAAGAACCTTTCATGCTAGAGCTATACCTTGTAGAAAGAGGATACTTAAATGAAGATTCattcaaaaagagaaagaaaaaggttTTATTACCATTTTCCAAATTTCTAGCACCTATAGTTAACAAGCTAGTTTTTCATAGCCAAGGTAGAGACAATGGTCAAAGAAAAAAACATGCAAGTTGCAATGTTCAAATTTCATCAGCTAGTAGCAACTCTACTATGTTCAACTCATGCTCAAATGTTGATGAAGAAGGAACTTCAATATCATCACATAAAGATCACCAATTATGTTCTTCCCATATTCATCAAGCTTGCAAAGAATGCAACATGAG ATGGGAGAGACAGAGATGCATAGAGGGAAAGATACCTCTAGAAAGTGATTCCAATG